TTTCCATTACTGGACGCCGCCAAAAGGCTGCCTTCGTCTTACACACGCCCTTTCCTGTATACCAGGCGAGATGGAGACCACCATACTGGTCTGACGACTACCACGAAAAGGGCGCCTACCAGTGTACACAGCTGGCCACATCTTACGATCGCGAGCATCCTGCCATCCATGTCTGGGACTTTCGTCGACCTTGCCTGCCTTTTCGAGAAATTAACAGGTTTGCTACCGCGCCTTCCGACATGCTTTGGCATTCGCGTGACACACTATGGACTGTTGGCAAGGAGGGCATCTTCCAGCAAAACGATGTCCACCATGCTCCCAAGACACTCGACCGCCGCAACCTACAGGCGCTTGCAGTATCACCAAGTGGGGAAGTCAGTGTTGTTGCACAGAGGAGGCCTCGACTGCGCGCCTCTGCCAGTCTGGCCTACACAAACGATGCATACCTTGGCGATCCACGCGATAGACGGCATAGTCCAGAGAAAGGTACTCTCAGAAACTCAGCAGATGACAGCCTGGACGATAGCTTCCTCACCTCTTCCATGAAGCGGCACCATGGGCGCACCGCAAGTAACAGGTCAACCAAGTCATTCAGCAGCACGCCACCTTCGGACACTGCTCCAAAGGTCATGTTCCTCAGCGACTCGGTCGTCGCGCACAGTGAGTCATCCAGGCCGAATCAGGTTGCCTTACGAGGCATACTACCCGGCGTGACCAATACTCAGATCTTTGCCTATCTGGCACAGAAGTACAAAACCATACAGCTTTCCGACCCCCCTGACGTGGAATCTTTTTTCCGAATAGAACACGTCTTTCAACAGAATGCAGAGTATGCGCAGCGCGCAGCCTTATACAGGCTAGCGCAGTCATGGAGAGTCGTCGGTACATCCATTGCTGTGGCCACACGCCGCCGAGCAGAGTTACACAGACAACAAACAAGGTTGCGGCCGTCTGACAAGCCGCCCAACGTATCGTCTGGCCTCGTGGACGCACATGACAAACGGCTGACAGTGCCGCCAAATCCTGCAGTGCGAGCCATTCTCGGTACACTCGACAAGCCAGCTTCTCCGTCTCGAAAGCCAgtggtggtggagagcaCCTCTAACCTTACGACGCCCCTCGCTCGCCCCGTGCTGACCCATGGCGGCAACAATCTGCAGAGGCCAGACCTGCTCGACCTCGACCAAGAAGACATTGATCAGCTTCCGCCTTCTATTACAGGACCACCACCTGATGCGAACAGAATGCTTGCATCATCGCAGAGAAATTTCAGTGGACCCCATTGGTATCATACCGGAGATGGCCTTGATGAAAGGCGGGCCTTGGTCGGTAGCTATCGAGCATCTCCACGGATTCCACTAAGTCTTGTACCGAGCAATGAACAAGGAATGAGTATCAGTGTACCACGTCCACTAGAGCGACACGACTCTGGAGAGAGCTTTACCATGTTTTCTGCCTCATCAGACTCTCAAAAGGGCAACTCGATGCCAAGCTCATTTGCGAGCGGCAGTTCGCAGCTTGACCGTGTCAAGGCTTTGTCGGAGGACTGGCAAGCGCTACCGGACAAATCCAGCTTCGGTAAACCAAGGGTGACGGGGGATGAAGTGTTAGGCAAAAGCATCTCCATATCTCCTACGACTGTTCTTCTCGGCGCAAGCGGTGTTGGCTCAGGCCAAAATGATTCACAAAGCTTGGCCCGAAATGGTTTAAGCCACGAAGATGAGCCTGGCAGTGGAGAAAAGGCTATTCGCGACATGCAGCATCTACGAAGAAACAACCAGCTGCTTCGACATGACAGTTCTGATTCCGAAGCACTCACGAGCatctcatcatcttcgtATGATTACCATGAAATGGAGGCCAGCGGAACGATTGTGCCTGATGTATTTGAGGAGATACGATCGCCACATATCCCAAGGCCTATCACATCTCTACCAAATGTCACTGGAGGTGCACCTCCGGTCCTTGACCCATCTACCAACGATGCATTAACGTTGTCTGATTTCCAGGCTATGCATATTGATGCCGAAGTGGAGTCGCCATTTTCTGTTGTTGGGTTGCTGAACAATCTCCTCACCCATCACGCTGAAGCCTCGGATGCACAGTTCTCATCCATTCTTCTTCTACTCATGGCCCCATTACTGCCGCAAACGCACAGTTCGATTGACAATCCGAGTGCCGATGTGGCAGAAGTCCTCAATGTCTTCGCTGATACCTTTGTTTCACTCGGACTAACCCCAACGCAAGCGAAAGCAATTCTCGCAACACAACTAAGCGAACTTATAGCCACTGGTGTCAATCCTTACCAAGCCGAGTCTATCTTACACACCTATCATGCCCAGCTGCACTCTCTGTCTCTGTTCAATTCTGCGGCTTCCTTACGCCGTTTAGCATATCCGACCTACCCTGCTGTATATGAGCAAGCCCTGAAAGAGACCCAGGTCGGACTACTGTGCCTAAGCTGCAAGTCACCAATCAACAACCCGAAGGATAAAATGCGCTGCGAGTCATGCAGGCGTACACAGGCACCATGCCCGATATGTTGGGCTAAATACTCCGCTTTCGAACCAGTTACcgccaagaagaagaagaagaggtcGAAATCTCGTTCAAACTCTAATGACCTGGGACATCGGAGGCACCGATCGTCTCACACAACGTGTCGAGACCTTGATGCCGATCACGAAGCTGACGATCCATCGCCGAAAGTTCCGGCCAAGTGGTCTCAGCCTACAGCAACACTTTGGACGTGGTGTCCGCTATGTGGGCACGGTGGACATACTAATTGCATTTCGACATGGTTTGCCGACCCAACCTTGTCAGATGGGGCATGTCCCACTGAAGGCTGTCTTTGCGACTGTGTCCAGGGCAATCGGCGAGATGAGAAGATCCAGGAGATGCTTCTCAAGAAGGCAGAGAAGGACCGATCGAAGCTCGTACGCAAAGGTGATGATTGGAAGGTAAAGGAGAGTAAGGCCGTCTCTGCAGTACGCAGCGCCGCTCTTGATACGATTTCAGATCATCATCCACCCGGCTCCGGGACAACAACCCCGACACGTAAATCATAGGGCAGTGCTATGCGTCGT
The sequence above is a segment of the Pyrenophora tritici-repentis strain M4 chromosome 3, whole genome shotgun sequence genome. Coding sequences within it:
- a CDS encoding WD40 repeat protein, whose protein sequence is MTENNRRTSAVASPKIPPPPPLPLPKQKSRSYFERFVAQPLTTAYGSRPPSVQQGHGPEGGLPNPLVPKLTGIRTGYSQDASHKTGLAISALDINRERTHAVLAGKEILKTVRVQDARIVDETNLRAAVLNSADSQPRQREGLGIHDVKWSHGQFSSHIATAAANGKVILYDLNRASVELTRLHEHTRQVHKLAFNPHQGHLLLSASHDATVRLWDLRDMRRDVTICRSRHQYAGINGGIRDVQWSPTDAVEFAFGTDNGTIQRWDFRNNKGPKQKITAHDQRICTSIDWHPDGKHLLSAGVDRTVKVWDFSITGRRQKAAFVLHTPFPVYQARWRPPYWSDDYHEKGAYQCTQLATSYDREHPAIHVWDFRRPCLPFREINRFATAPSDMLWHSRDTLWTVGKEGIFQQNDVHHAPKTLDRRNLQALAVSPSGEVSVVAQRRPRLRASASLAYTNDAYLGDPRDRRHSPEKGTLRNSADDSLDDSFLTSSMKRHHGRTASNRSTKSFSSTPPSDTAPKVMFLSDSVVAHSESSRPNQVALRGILPGVTNTQIFAYLAQKYKTIQLSDPPDVESFFRIEHVFQQNAEYAQRAALYRLAQSWRVVGTSIAVATRRRAELHRQQTRLRPSDKPPNVSSGLVDAHDKRLTVPPNPAVRAILGTLDKPASPSRKPVVVESTSNLTTPLARPVLTHGGNNLQRPDLLDLDQEDIDQLPPSITGPPPDANRMLASSQRNFSGPHWYHTGDGLDERRALVGSYRASPRIPLSLVPSNEQGMSISVPRPLERHDSGESFTMFSASSDSQKGNSMPSSFASGSSQLDRVKALSEDWQALPDKSSFGKPRVTGDEVLGKSISISPTTVLLGASGVGSGQNDSQSLARNGLSHEDEPGSGEKAIRDMQHLRRNNQLLRHDSSDSEALTSISSSSYDYHEMEASGTIVPDVFEEIRSPHIPRPITSLPNVTGGAPPVLDPSTNDALTLSDFQAMHIDAEVESPFSVVGLLNNLLTHHAEASDAQFSSILLLLMAPLLPQTHSSIDNPSADVAEVLNVFADTFVSLGLTPTQAKAILATQLSELIATGVNPYQAESILHTYHAQLHSLSLFNSAASLRRLAYPTYPAVYEQALKETQVGLLCLSCKSPINNPKDKMRCESCRRTQAPCPICWAKYSAFEPVTAKKKKKRSKSRSNSNDLGHRRHRSSHTTCRDLDADHEADDPSPKVPAKWSQPTATLWTWCPLCGHGGHTNCISTWFADPTLSDGACPTEGCLCDCVQGNRRDEKIQEMLLKKAEKDRSKLVRKGDDWKVKESKAVSAVRSAALDTISDHHPPGSGTTTPTRKS